cacatttttgataaaatgtaAGAAACTTACAGCCTGCTCTGATTTTatgtttaacaatttttttgtttacttctgCGTATCGCAACAGTTGATCTAATTCAGGAATTTTGACATAAAAACAACATGTGCGTAGGAAATTTCTAGTGTAATCTAGGCCTTAGAAATGTTTGTCTACGTTGTGGAAAATACAATGGGAGAGTTTGAGAAGACAATTTAGTCACAGagtattcttttctttttctttaatttgttaACCGTTAGGATCAACTTGATACGTAGAAGAGGCCTGAGAAAATGATAATATAATGAGCtgtgaaaaaaaatgaatttcgaAACACTACTAAACGAAAATCCTAATTATGCAAAATATATTGGTCGTTTTTAAGGAAATCAAATACTTTGACCATCAAATATAGCTCTACTGTTTTCACTTACCTAGTCCGTGATAACTGTTGATAAAATTACTCATTATCCGCGAAAATTCAATTTCTTCGAAATTCTGTCAAGCTCGAAAATCAGTTACGCAAAAATGCGACCTATTTTGAACTGTTACCGTATTTTAGCGATCAACACAACGAGATTACGATCGTATAAACAACGCAACTGAGGGCTATAATTCAAAGCTTCATCGAGACGATAGAATACATGcaaaatcacgtggtttgttGTTACATGAAGAGGTAATGGTGACGTACATTTATGCTGCACTTTATACAAGTTCTCCTAAAAGTTGATGCAGGCTCTTTCTATTGGCTTTACCCTATATATCTACTTGATATTTTTTAGGGTGCCTCAATATTGTGGAGGGGGCGTATTGTTTTCTGCCTGATCTAGAATATTTTTTGGACAATAAATGCTAAAAAACAAATCTACATTCTTTTATTTGTGGACAATTTAATATCACAAAATCTCgtcttcatttttttgctgaggggtcaaaaattgaattattttcgAGTTTCATGTTAATCTTTTTGAATGTAATAAATGTCATACTTCAGTGAAAATCGAAAAATTTTAGGGTGCCTCAATATTGTGGAGGGGGCGTATTGTTTTCTGCCTGATCTAGAATATTTTTTGGACaataaatgctaaaaaaaaatctatatttttttatttgtgtacaATTTGATATCACAAAATCTCGTCTTCATTTTTTCGAGTTTCATGTTAATCTTTTTGAACGTAATAAATGTCATACTTCAGTGAAAATCGAATTTCAAACCCAACGTTATACTGCAcaagtttgttaaaaatttataattgaaaaaaaaaaaatgaacaataaaaaacaaaaaaataagtagCTCTTCAGaactcattaaaaaaatttttctctcATGCCTAATCTATATTCATTGCGTTCTGGGGGGTTTTTTTTTGAGCACATTACGGTAAACAGGTCTTCTACTCAGCAATAAAATGAAGGGAGGTTATTTCAGTGACGCACGGCCCCTAATTGCGAATactaaccctataataactgtttatcaGGGCATACCGAGAATATTGACCGACATCAATGTATTGCCCGAGCTTGTGAGGGCAATACGCGACAGAGGTCAATATTCgaaggtattgcccgaaataaacagttattatatggactattatccgggtactgcactttacgacaaaaaatataacattataaaatcaggatgtagaaaccatgtctttatagatactattcccatatggaacgtacattcgaacaaaaattttttttttaaaatcgaatATTCTATAAACACTACAGGTTTTTATTGTATCTACAacatagaattttttaaaagctaaaaGTTTCACTTCTGCttcgcgttttgtttactttttttctgtgtgtatttacatttaatgctaccatatttaaactttaaacacagttgctatggtagcgatgccgcccttttacccGGGTAATAATGGATAGTGCTTTCATTGCGAGTTGTACTAAACTCAACAAATGTATTCTTTAGGAGATTCAGCGACCAGTCTTCGTCACCTCAAATGCTGTCTATGGCAACCCAAGGCTTTCCCACCTGGAAAGAATATTATCAAAGCAGCCTCATGGTCACATAAAAACATGCCAACAAGAATTCTATCGCATAAATGGCATCAACACGCACCAAACTGGTATTTAGATGCGTCAAAATGGTCGCATGCAACTCGTAGCAATAATAGGATTGAAACCACGACACCTGGTTTCCATCTAATTTTGACAATTTGTTACATGTTTCTAGACGATGGACTATAATTTGCGGAATTGTGAGTTTAATAGGATTTTCTTTCAATTCTGAAAGATTGCGTTGCAGCATGGGATTCCGCCCTGGGGTTTAGGCAGGGTCTCAGTCTGGAGATTAACAAGGTCTAGCCCTTGAGTTTACCAGGGTCTCGCTCTGGAGTTTAAATTTCGAGTTATATTTAGGAACTGTTTCTATGGAGGCAGACGGGTTAGACAAACCGAGCTATTTTTAAGCTTGTTTTTTGTGGAATTGAATTTTTCTTGCTtgacttttagcaatgaaacattaattacaacaaaaatatattttcataaaacACATTGATTACGTGAACATAAAAACTAGGCGGGCTAGCTCGGTAGAATGTGTTTACATGAGCAAAATCTAGCCCTCCTTGCCCGAATTTCGGCAAATCTAACCGAAATCTCGACGTTTCATTTTCAGTAAAGATGTAATAGGGTAGACCTCGGGTACTCGAAGTATAAAGGTCAGGTTAACTGGCAtataatttgatttaaaataattttatgcaactttattgtttttttcagttAAATGTATGCCATCTTTAAATAACCTCGTCTGTGTATAGTTTGACTTGTTTATTTTCTAGTGTAATCAACTTGTATCAGGAAGTCCGAAAATTAAGTTTTCGCATAAGACAAAACCGACTTTTCTGGCGTAAATTAAAGCCTTCTTCACAGTACTGGTGCTAAAGGCGTTATTGTTGTTAACACCGTTAAACTCTTCTGAACGTTAAAGTGTCAAGTTTAAAATATTGCGTTATTATTATCGACTACACTACAGATCTTGTTGACATCTTTAACGTGTTAAGACCCTAATCTGACGCCGTTATCACATTAGTGTGAAAAAAACTTAAAGTTTACTCGTGTATAAGTGTCCACCAGTTGACGCCGAAGGAAAATATacgtgtaaaaaaataaatttatagattaaaaaaagatcttagtcgattaaaaaacaattcaaatattttagtgccAGGCATCAAATTTTTTCACCTTTTACCTACAACGttctctatattataatgcccgtatacgtctgtctgtctgtctgtctgttacgcaaaatggtagcttagctgcgcaatagcgagaagcacgcattgcggtataaaaaggacgggtgaacccgtggattttccacgagctaacgactagttttctaAATTTACTAAGTGTTTACCAATCTTTGATAAGGAGGTACAACATGATAATCTTTTGAACGTTGATCAGATTACTTTTAACTTAACCTGTTACTACTGTGGAAATTAgagattaaaaaattaagtcgGTATAAGTGTCTAGTCTATTGTGTGTTAAATGCTTGTTCAAATTTGTATAAGCTttataaacaatattttatatAGTGATTACATTCTACGTCTTGACGTCCCCAACTTAAGCCTGTACTCCGAGGGGTAGAATTTTCTTAATCCAAGAGCCTatagtgtttttttaatatccCAGGACCTGTTGCCTCTTGTTTTTACGGTGAGTCAATAAGCGcaccaaaaaaaacccaaaaaaccCGGAGAACGAGGTTGATCTGGCTATGTCTAAAGGTGCGGGAGTCGGATGTAATTTCATTACCCAGCTATCTTAAATTCCGCCATTTACTGTAGTGATATACCCGCTTGCTAAGTAAATCTAATTAGCATTCCTACTAAACATTGCTCCTTGGTGATTTCTTCTAATGTGTGTTTTTTGTCCTATGTCATCCGCAACTTCGCACCTGGGACTGTTTCTCTCCTTTTCTATACTGAAGACGGCCTTGGTGACTAGGTTGATGTCACTTTTAATTAGCTCAACTTAGACTTGTAAAATTACAACCTTGATCCCacggcctgtagcgtttttgatATGAAGATGAAACGCGTACGTTTCATcctctcatatcaaaaatgcGACAGGCCCTGGGATCCAGGTTGGTAAAATTATACATTTTTACTTTaggattgttttttaaaagctaaGAACAGGAACAAGTTTTCAATTTGACTGTCCATTAAAAGCCTAGCGTAAGCATACTGGTGGCATATGCTGATTGTGATCGGAACTGATCTTTCTGGCATTTTAACCAACCGGTTCATGCAAATTCTTACCAGTTTAGCGAAAATTTAATTCCGCGAAAGGTTGACTTTTGCACATTTTactaaaactagtcgttagcccgtgggaaaatccactggttcgcccgtcctttttatactgcactgcgtgcgtctcgctacctgcgcagctaagctaccattttgcgtgacagacggacggacggacgtatacgggcattataatatagatgaatTTTTGTGCGTAGATTCCAGAAGGCACGAATTCTATCGAATTTGCGAGAAGAACTTATCTTGCGTGTTTGCTTAGTGCATGCACAGCTAGTACAAGTATGCGTACTCAGACCAGTCGGTAAATTACACGAAAAAAGTGAAAGGAACTGCTTTCACGTTGAACACTTTTCAGTATATAAGATTATTGAATGGTGTCCCATAGTTAAATAATATACaagtttgcccgtcctttatatactgCACTTCGTTTTTCCGTAACAGGATGCGTCTTTCGcgaacacacagacagacgacagctattattaaaaagattaaAGTTTGAGGTACAGCTGTCCTTGACCCTGTGAGCGAGATTAGTTACTCAAATTCATGTTTGCTGCGCAATAACCTTTTTTTGGCACGATAAAGGCATGTTTGTACCGTGATTAAGGCATGTTTGCACCGTGATTAAAGCATATTCATACCGTCACCGAAGCATGTTTGCACCGACATTGAAGTATGTTTGTGTGGAGATGGAGTAATCGTAAAAGTTTACATGCTTgctcaaaataattaattattttgtaatttaaagGCGGATCTCCCATTGGATAACAAAAACGTTTTTGTCTAAATAGATAGTTATGATTAGTCGAAATTTGCACGTTGCTATGCAACCTCTGAAATCAAAGACAAAAAATTAAGTCGTTTAATGAGTATTTAGTTTTTGTTGCCCTCCATGCGTGTTGTAATTATACTTGAAGAGAAAAACGCTTACAGAAGCAattaatcatataaaatcaatgGCTTGCTTTTTTATTCTTCAGCGCAGTTAAACCAAAACTTCTACTTAGTTAAGTTCCTGTAAGCTTATTACTAATGTCTTCACAAGGTAGGCCATTTTAATAAGCAATGTagatttttaatacttttattttttgttcactAATTCCAGGAAAAAGTGCGAACAAACTTTTAGTCGCGTTAAAGTTAAGGGATCTGGCGGCAGTAAGTTTGTCCCCAGGATTACTTTGCCCGTGTGCCGATATCACGGAgttggaaatattttttctttcccGACTTTCTCGGGTTAGTGAAAAGGAGAAGTGAGCTGGAAAAAAGGCTGCAGTAACGACAATTTGTATGGGAATATGTTATTGCATGTTGTGTCTGCTAATTTCAAACagttatttttggaaaatatgAAAGTGCCGAGGGACCTGATCCCCAAGCTAAAGAGCTTAAGGAAAGCGATTTAACTTCAAGCTTATGCTCAATCTCGGCCCTAGGGGCGAATGACTTTTTCTATCGATATGGTATCCTAATAAAGAAAACAGTCAGCACTAAAGCCTTTCTTTCTAAATAAAGACAAGTTCGTCACCATCTTTCTTATCATTTATTCATTACTTTCACCTTCCAAGTAACTTGCGAAGTAGGAGGGCTTTGTCTTTTGTGACACAAAAACACCCACAGGAGGAGGGAATTTATAAGCATTTTAAGCAATTGGAAACACAACAACAATGTTTTCGATATTTTTCGCaatgaagaattattttttgcttCGTGTAATGAAAGTATTTTATATGACGATTACCGTAAGTTTTTtcgttatttatatatatttttacaaaacttaTATAGAATGAAtactttatgttttttatacaagttattgtttttttatcagaaacTAATTTATAAGACACCAGTCGTCTTCAAAAACAACCTTCATTAGAGTTGCAGAACTACAGAAAGTGAAAGACTGGACGAATATCAAATAACTACTTAAAGTGGACGGCTTTAACTGTAAGACATTTTAGATCACAAAGAAATAGGGAAAACTGCATTATTATATCTTTTCTTGTACATATGCTGATGAAAATCTCCTGTTGAGTTAAAATCACACTTGATTGATGATTCCTCTTGCAGATGATCccgttagaaataaaaaaaacttgctcAGAGAGTGGTTTTAGTACATTGACGATAGAGTCTCTGAAACATGTAATCGTTGGCTGCTTTGTTTGATTTCTGCTAAAATAAAAGCCTAGATCTACATTGGCATCGTGCACGCTACAAAAATTTCCATAATCAAGTTCTAAAGTTGAGAATTGGGTAGTAGCGAATTAGCCACTTTAGGAAATTCATATAGAACTCTATAAGTCGCTAATTTGCAAATCAATGATTTATAGGTAGCAAATTTATCACATAGACACTAGcaaattattttacaaaatcgTCTCTTTGCCAGATTTTTAGCTTATTAA
This DNA window, taken from Hydractinia symbiolongicarpus strain clone_291-10 chromosome 15, HSymV2.1, whole genome shotgun sequence, encodes the following:
- the LOC130629088 gene encoding cilia- and flagella-associated protein 90-like, which encodes MTTKRSVRSYPNDQELQYCRDIVKPPGLLSNNYTKEKLKKVDRKYISAKDATSTDVGKPMYQIDYRAPDKSSQSTSYFNTTTKRSTQRDYDRINNATEGYNSKLHRDDRIHAKSRGLLLHEEEIQRPVFVTSNAVYGNPRLSHLERILSKQPHGHIKTCQQEFYRINGINTHQTGI